The DNA sequence GCCCATCTCGGCGCCGGAGGCGCCCGCGGGGATCACCACCTGGACCTCGCCGCTGCCGGGGCCGGGGAAGTCCTCGGCCGCGGCCGAGGGCCGGTCGGAGACGGCGTCGCGCACCGTCGGGTACGCCCAGAGGGCGAGCGCGCCGACGACCGCGACGACCACGGCGAGGACGAGCAGCGTGCGGCGGCGCCGCCGGCGGCGGCGGTCCTCGCGGGCGCGCCGCTGCTCGCGGCGGACGCGTCGGAGGTCGTCCTCGTGCGCCGGCTCGGCGGTCGTGCCATGGGCAAACAGGTCGTTCACTGCGAGGTCCCCCCTCGGACGGTCTCCCCCGGCCCGACCGGCTCACCGGCGGGCTGGCCGGTGCGCCGCTCGACCTCGAGGGCGTGCTCAACGATCATCACGGCAGCCACCTGGTCGACGACCTCCCGGTGCCGGCGTCCGGGGCGGCCGGACGCCCGCAGCGCCTGGTGGGCGCTGACCGTCGTCAGTCGCTCGTCGACGAGCCGCACCGGGAGAGGTGCCACGGCGGCCGCGACCCGGACAGCGTACCCGCGCGCGGCGTCGGCGGACTCCCCCTGCCGGCCGGACAGGTGCCGGGGCAGGCCCACGAGCACCTCCATCGCCCCGACCTCCGCGGCGATCGCGGCGATCTCCGCGACGTCACCGCCGTCCCGGCGCCGGGCGACGGTGCGCACCGGCGTGGCGAGGATGCCCTCGGGGTCGCAGCGCGCGACGCCGACCCGCACCGAGCCGACGTCGACGCCGAGGCGCACCCCGCGCCGCAGCCCGGCAGCGTTCACGCGCCGACCAGCGTCGTCACCTCGGCGCGGACCGCGTCGAGGGCGCTGCCGAGCGCTGCGACGTCGGTCCCGCCGCCCTGGGCGACGTCGTCCTTGCCGCCGCCGCCCCCGCCGAGGGTGGTGGCCGCCACGCGGACGAGCGCACCGGCCCGCACGCCGGCCTGCCGGGCGGCGGCGTTGGTGGCGACGACGACGACCGGCCGGTCCTTCGCGACGCCACCGACGGCGACGACGGCGGGCGCGGACTCACCGAGGCGCTGGCGCACGTCCAGGGCCAGGGTGCGCAGGTCGTCGGCGGAGGCGACCTCGCCGGCGTCGTGGGTGACGACCAGCGCGGTCCCGACCCGGTGGGCGGAGCCGGCGACCTGGGCCGCACCCCCGAGGAGCCGGGCCTGGCGCAGCGCCGCGAGCTCCTTCTCGGCCGCCTTGAGCTTGGTCATGAGCGTGCTGACCCGCTCGGGCAGCTCCTCCGGGCGCCCGCCCAGGATCGTCGAGACCTGGCTGACGAGGGCGTGCTCCTTGGCCTGGTAGCCGTAGGCGCCGGCGCCGACGAGGGCGTCGACCCGGCGTACGCCCGAGCCGATGGAGGCCTCGCCGAGGAGGGTGACGAGCCCGAGGTTGCCGGTGGAGGGCACGTGGGTGCCCGCGCACAGCTCCTTCGACCAGTCGCCGCCGATGGAGACGACACGGACGCGGCGGCCGTACTTCTCGCCGAACAGGGCCATGGCCCCCGCGGCGCGGGCGTCGTCGATGTCCATGATCTCGTCGGTGACGTCGAGGTTCTCCGCGAGCTGGGCGTTGACGCGGCCCTCGATCTCGGACAGGACGTCGCCGGGCACGGCGGAGCCGTGCCGGAAGTCGAACCGCAGCCGTGACGGCGCGTTCTCGGAGCCGGCCTGGGTTGCCTGGTCGCCGAGGTGCTCGTGCAGGGCCTTGTGGACCATGTGCGTGGCCGTGTGGGCGCGGGCGATCGCCCGGCGCCGGTCGGTGTCGATGCTCGCCACGCCCGTCTCGTCCAGGGTGAGGGTGCCCTCGGTGAGGCGCCCGCGGTGCACGGACAGCCCGCGGACCGGGGCCTGGACGTCGGCGACGTCGACGATCGCCCCGCCCTGGAAGGAGATCGTGCCCTGGTCGGCCAGCTGCCCACCGGCCTCGGCGTAGAACGGGGTGCGGTCCAGGACGACCTCGACGTCGGCGGGAGCGGTCGCGGCCGGGGCCGCGACGCCGTCGACGAGCAGGCCGACGAGCCGCGCCTCGGCGACGGCGTCGGTGTAGCCGAGGAACTCCACCGCGCCGCCGAGGCGGCCGAGGACCTCGTTGTAGACCGCGGTGTCGACATGGCCGGACTTCTTGGCCAGGGCGTCGGCGCGGGCACGCTCACGCTGCTCCTGCATGAGGCTGCGGAAGCCCGCCTCGTCGACGCGCACGCCCTGCTCGGCCGCCATCTCGAGGGTGAGGTCGATGGGGAAGCCGTAGGTGTCGTGGAGCGCGAACGCGTCGGCCCCGCTGAGGACCGACCCACCCGCGGTGCGGGCGCGGCTCACGGCGCTGTCGAGGATGGTCGTGCCGGAGGTGAGGGTGCGCCGGAAGGCCTCCTCCTCCTCGTAGGCGACCTGGGAGATGCGGTCGAAGTCGGTGCCGATCTCGGGGTAGGAGTCCTTCATCGCGTCGCGCGACGCGGGCAGCAGGACGGGCAGCGAGGGCTCGTCCACGCCGAGCAGGCGCATCGAGCGCACCGCGCGGCGGATGACCCGGCGCAGCACGTACCCTCGGCCGTCGTTGCCGGGGCGGACGCCGTCGCCGATGAGCATCATCGCCGAGCGCACGTGGTCGGCGACCACCCGCATGCGGATGTCGTCGGGGTCGGTGGAGTTGCGCCCCAGGCCGTAGGGGCGCCCGCTCATCTCCTGCGCGGCCGCGATGACCGGGTAGACCTCGTCGATCTCGTAGAAGTTCTCCTTCTCCTGCAGGAGGAACGCGAGCCGCTCGACGCCCAGGCCGGTGTCGATGGCCTTCTTGTCCAGCTCGCGCAGGAGCGGGTAGTCCTTGCCCCCACCCTCACCACGGAGGTACTGGTCGAAGACGAGGTTCCAGATCTCGAGGAAGCGGTCGCCCTGCTTGTCCACCTCCGGCCCGCCGTCGGGGCCGTAGGCCGGGCCGCGGTCGTAGTGGATCTCGGAGGTGGGACCGGCGGGGCCGGGCTGGCCCGTGTCCCAGAAGTTCTCCGCGCGCGGCTGGGTCTGGATCCGCTCGGCGGGCAGGCCGATCTTGCGGGCCCAGATGTCACGCGCCTCCTCGTCCTGGTCCCAGATGGCCACCCACAGACGGTCGCCGTCCAGGCCGTAGCCACCCTGGTCGCGCGAGGCGGTCAGCAGCTCCCAGGCGTAGGTGATCGCCCCCTCCTTGAAGTAGTCGCCGAAGGAGAAGTTGCCGCCCATCTGGAAGAAGGTGCCGTGCCGGGTGGTGCGGCCGACCTCCTCGATGTCGTTGGTGCGGATGCACTTCTGCACGCTCGCGACCCGCGGCCAGGGCGCCTCCTGGGTCCCGATGATGTACGGGATGAAGGGGACCATGCCGGCGATGGTGAAAAGGATCGACGGATCCGGGGAGACCAGGGGGACGCTCGGCACGACGGCGTGGTCGTGCTTGGCGAAGTAGTCCAGCCAGCGGGAGCGGATCTCGGCGGTACGCATGGTTCCTCGGGTTCGTGTCGGTGCTGGGGTGCGGCGGTGGTGCGCTCACGTGGTGGTGCGGGTCACGTGGTGCGGTGGTGTCGAGCGGTCACGTGGTGCTGTGGTGGTGCGGTCGCGTGGTGCTGTGGCCGCGTGGTGCTCTCGGGCGGTGACGTGCTGAGGGACGGCGCCCGCTGCCCCTCACGGGCTACAACGCCGATGCCAGGTCGTCGTCTTCCGTGGCGGCCCAGGGCTGCGGTGTCGTGGGGGCGGCCCGGCGCCGGGCCACCTCGGCCCGGGCGGCGGCGACGGCGTCCTCGTCGGGCAGGAGCGCCGCGCGCAGCTCGGCCTCGCGCTCGTGGTAGGCGGCGGAGAGCTCACCCGGGAGGGCTCGCAGGCGCTGGAGCAGGGAGGGGGCCCGTGCTGCCAGGACGACGGCGGCGGAGCCGACGACGACGAGCCCGACGACCAGACGCACGCCCATCAGCGGCCCTTCCCGGCCAGGACCCGGCGCACCGCGTAGGAGAAGGCGGAGACCTTGATGAGGGGCCCGCCCACCGTGGCGGCGACGAGGGTCGTCAGGGCCGAGACGTCCTCGGTGACCTGCGCGGCCGAGGTGGTGATGGTGTCGACCTTGGCGAGCTGACCGTTGGCCGCGCGGACGGTCTCCACGGCCTCGTCCAGCGCCGGCAGGGTGTGCTCGGTGAGCTGGTGGACGGTGCCGCGGGCCTCGTCCAGGACCCGGCCGAGCTTGAGCAGCGGCACGGCCAGGAACCCGACCAGGGCGACGAACGCCAGCGCGGCGATCAGTCCGGCGATGTCACCGAGCGACATGTGTTCTCCTCGTACCGGTGGGCACCGGCGGGTTGGGCCGGTCTGCCGGGGAAGCCTACCCGTAGGACGACGACGCCCCGGGCACCGGCAAGCCGGCCGCCCGGGGCGTCGTGAGCGCTGACGTCAGCGCGAGTAGTACTCGACGACCAGCTGCTCGTTGCAGGTCACGGGGACCTCGGCGCGCTTGGGGCGGCGGACCAGCTCGGCGCGGAGCTTGGTGAGCTCGACGTCGAGGTAGGACGGCAGGTTGGGCAGCACGTCGCGGTGGGCGCCGGCGGCGGCGACCTGGAAGGGCACCATGGCCTGCGACTTGGGCTTGACCTGGATGACCTGGCCGGGCTTGACCCGGAAGGAGGGCCGGTCGACCAGCTTGCCGTCGACGAGGATGTGACGGTGCACCACGGCCTGGCGGGCCTGGGCGATGGTGCGGGCGAAGCCCGAGCGCAGGACGAGGGCGTCCAGGCGCATCTCGAGCAGCTCGACCAGCGACTCACCGGTCAGGGCCTGCTCGCGCTTGGCCTCCTCGAACACCCGCTGGATCTGGGCCTCGCGGATGCCGTACTGGGCGCGCAGACGCTGCTTCTCCTTCAGACGCACCGCGTAGTCGGACTCGGTGCGGCGACGGGCGCGGCCGTGCTCACCGGGGCCGTAGGGGCGCTTCTCGAAGTACTTGACCGCCTTGGGGGTCAGGGCGATGCCGAGGGCGCGCGAGAGGCGCACCTGACGGCGCGTGCGGGAAACTGCCATGTGTTTCGTCCTGTCGTGTCGGTGACGTCACCGCGGCGGACGGATGTCCGGGCGGTGCGGGGTCGACCTCGTGGCCATGACCCCAGGTGGCTGCCGACGGCGGGCGCGGAGCGGCCCGCACGGCAACCTCACGAGGTTAGCACTACCGCTCGGTGAGGATCTGACGGATCCGGGTGAGCCGGGCTGTGATGTCGCGCTCGTGGCCGTGGCCGGTGGGCTCGTAGTACCGCGTGCCGTCCAGCTCGTCGGGGGCGTACTGCTGGCCGACGATCCCGTGCGGGTAGGAGTGGGCGTAGCGGTAGCCGTCCCCGTGGCCGTGCTGCTTGGCCCCGGCGTAGTGGGCGTCGCGCAGGTGGGCCGGGACCGGCCCGGCCTTGCCGGCGCGGACGTCGGCGATCGCGGCGTCGACGGCGGCGTAGGCGGCGTTGGACTTCGGTGCGGTGGCCACGTGCACCACCGCCTCGGCGAGGATGATCCGTGCCTCGGGCATCCCGATGAGGGCCACGGCCTGCGCGGCGGCGACGGCGGTCTGCAGCGCGGAGGGGTCGGCCATGCCGACGTCCTCGGCCGCCGCGATGACGATCCGCCGGGCGATGAACCTCGGGTCCTCCCCCGCGACGACCATGCGGGCGAGGTAGTGCAGGGCGGCGTCGACGTCCGAGCCGCGCATGGACTTGATGAAGGCGGAGATGACGTCGTAGTGCTGGTCGCCGGCCCGGTCGTACCGGACCGCCGCGACGTCGATGGCCCGTTCGACGGCCTCGAGGGTGATGGCGTCCTCGCCGGCGGCGTCGGCGGAGCCGGCGGCGGCCTCGAGGATGGTCAGCGCCTTGCGCGCGTCGGCCCCGGCGAGGCGCACCAGGTGGTCCTCGGCCGCCTCGTCAAGGGCGAGGGAGCCGCCGAGCCCGCGCTCGTCGTCGAGGGCGCGGCGCACGAGGGCTCGCACGTCCTCCTCCGCGAGCGGGCGCAGCGTGAGCAGGAGCGAGCGGGACAGCAGCGGCGAGATGACCGAGAAGCTGGGGTTCTCCGTCGTCGCGGCCACGAGCGTGACCCACCGGTTCTCCACGCTGGGCAGCAGCGCGTCCTGCTGGGACTTGGAGAAGCGGTGGACCTCGTCGATGAAGAGGACCGTCTCCTCCCCCGAGGTCACCAGACGTCGGCGGGCGTCCTCCACGACGGCGCGGACGTCCTTGACGCCGGCGGTGACGGCGGAGAGCTCGGTGAAGCGCCGGCCGGAGGCGTGCGCGACGAGGTAGGCCAGCGTCGTCTTCCCGGTGCCGGGCGGCCCCCACAGCACCACCGACGACGGCGCGATCCGGCGGCGCCCCTCGGGGACGGGCTCGACGAGGCGGCGCAGCGGCGAGCCCGGCTCGAGCAGGTGCTCCTGGCCGAGCACCTCCTCCAGGGAGGCCGGGCGCATGCGCACGGCCAGGGGCGCCCCGCTGCCGACGGCAGGGACGCCGGCGTCGTCGGCTCCGGCCGCCTCGAACAGGTCCACGCCCCGGAGCCTACGCAACGTCGCGCCCGTGGCCGGGAGGACCTCCCCGCGGTGGAAGACTGGGCGCGTGTTCGACCGCCTCGGCCGCCTCGTCACGCGGCACCCACGCTCCGTGGTCCTGCTGTGGACCCTCGTCTCGCTGGCCGCGCTGCTCGTGGCGTTCACGGGGCTGGGCGGCGACAGCCTCTTCGACCGGCTCCGCACGGGCGAGCCCACCGTGCCGGGATCGGAGAGCCAGCGGGCCCGCGAGATCCTCGAGGGGGACCGCGAGAGCGGGGACCAGGTCACCCTCCTCGTCGAGGGGGCCGACCTCACCGACACCGAGCGGACCGCCGCGATCGCCGAGGCCCTCGCCCCGGCACACGCCGATCTCACCGCCATCGACGGCGTCGACCAGGTCGTCGACGCCTTCCTCCTGCCCGAGGGGCTCGCCAACCCCGCCGCGGCCGGCCTCGTCTCGAGCGCGCAGGACGGCTTCCTCGTCGCCGTGACCCTGGACCCGGGCCTCGACGACGACGAGGCCGCGCTCGCCCACGACGCCGTCGTCGAGCGCCTCGAGCAGGTGCCGGCAGACCTGGCCGGCGTCGCGCCCGACGCCCGCGGGACGACCAGCTCGAACGAGATCATCGC is a window from the Georgenia muralis genome containing:
- the ruvX gene encoding Holliday junction resolvase RuvX, giving the protein MNAAGLRRGVRLGVDVGSVRVGVARCDPEGILATPVRTVARRRDGGDVAEIAAIAAEVGAMEVLVGLPRHLSGRQGESADAARGYAVRVAAAVAPLPVRLVDERLTTVSAHQALRASGRPGRRHREVVDQVAAVMIVEHALEVERRTGQPAGEPVGPGETVRGGTSQ
- the alaS gene encoding alanine--tRNA ligase, producing the protein MRTAEIRSRWLDYFAKHDHAVVPSVPLVSPDPSILFTIAGMVPFIPYIIGTQEAPWPRVASVQKCIRTNDIEEVGRTTRHGTFFQMGGNFSFGDYFKEGAITYAWELLTASRDQGGYGLDGDRLWVAIWDQDEEARDIWARKIGLPAERIQTQPRAENFWDTGQPGPAGPTSEIHYDRGPAYGPDGGPEVDKQGDRFLEIWNLVFDQYLRGEGGGKDYPLLRELDKKAIDTGLGVERLAFLLQEKENFYEIDEVYPVIAAAQEMSGRPYGLGRNSTDPDDIRMRVVADHVRSAMMLIGDGVRPGNDGRGYVLRRVIRRAVRSMRLLGVDEPSLPVLLPASRDAMKDSYPEIGTDFDRISQVAYEEEEAFRRTLTSGTTILDSAVSRARTAGGSVLSGADAFALHDTYGFPIDLTLEMAAEQGVRVDEAGFRSLMQEQRERARADALAKKSGHVDTAVYNEVLGRLGGAVEFLGYTDAVAEARLVGLLVDGVAAPAATAPADVEVVLDRTPFYAEAGGQLADQGTISFQGGAIVDVADVQAPVRGLSVHRGRLTEGTLTLDETGVASIDTDRRRAIARAHTATHMVHKALHEHLGDQATQAGSENAPSRLRFDFRHGSAVPGDVLSEIEGRVNAQLAENLDVTDEIMDIDDARAAGAMALFGEKYGRRVRVVSIGGDWSKELCAGTHVPSTGNLGLVTLLGEASIGSGVRRVDALVGAGAYGYQAKEHALVSQVSTILGGRPEELPERVSTLMTKLKAAEKELAALRQARLLGGAAQVAGSAHRVGTALVVTHDAGEVASADDLRTLALDVRQRLGESAPAVVAVGGVAKDRPVVVVATNAAARQAGVRAGALVRVAATTLGGGGGGKDDVAQGGGTDVAALGSALDAVRAEVTTLVGA
- a CDS encoding DUF948 domain-containing protein; its protein translation is MSLGDIAGLIAALAFVALVGFLAVPLLKLGRVLDEARGTVHQLTEHTLPALDEAVETVRAANGQLAKVDTITTSAAQVTEDVSALTTLVAATVGGPLIKVSAFSYAVRRVLAGKGR
- the rpsD gene encoding 30S ribosomal protein S4, yielding MAVSRTRRQVRLSRALGIALTPKAVKYFEKRPYGPGEHGRARRRTESDYAVRLKEKQRLRAQYGIREAQIQRVFEEAKREQALTGESLVELLEMRLDALVLRSGFARTIAQARQAVVHRHILVDGKLVDRPSFRVKPGQVIQVKPKSQAMVPFQVAAAGAHRDVLPNLPSYLDVELTKLRAELVRRPKRAEVPVTCNEQLVVEYYSR
- a CDS encoding replication-associated recombination protein A; its protein translation is MDLFEAAGADDAGVPAVGSGAPLAVRMRPASLEEVLGQEHLLEPGSPLRRLVEPVPEGRRRIAPSSVVLWGPPGTGKTTLAYLVAHASGRRFTELSAVTAGVKDVRAVVEDARRRLVTSGEETVLFIDEVHRFSKSQQDALLPSVENRWVTLVAATTENPSFSVISPLLSRSLLLTLRPLAEEDVRALVRRALDDERGLGGSLALDEAAEDHLVRLAGADARKALTILEAAAGSADAAGEDAITLEAVERAIDVAAVRYDRAGDQHYDVISAFIKSMRGSDVDAALHYLARMVVAGEDPRFIARRIVIAAAEDVGMADPSALQTAVAAAQAVALIGMPEARIILAEAVVHVATAPKSNAAYAAVDAAIADVRAGKAGPVPAHLRDAHYAGAKQHGHGDGYRYAHSYPHGIVGQQYAPDELDGTRYYEPTGHGHERDITARLTRIRQILTER